One Primulina huaijiensis isolate GDHJ02 chromosome 8, ASM1229523v2, whole genome shotgun sequence genomic region harbors:
- the LOC140982990 gene encoding pentatricopeptide repeat-containing protein At3g53360, mitochondrial-like — protein MLKRLQPIRQCTSIYTNLKNNVAIPYLKNEQSFNDHISSLCKEKLFKDALRGFDILEQNEDYIIYPSTYAHLISACASLRSLEYGKRIHDHILKFNLQPDVILENHILNMYGKCGSMKDARKVFDNMQDRNVVTWTALITGYSLNGPDIEAINLYILMQQLGHMPDHFTFGSVLKACSSVNDADFAGQLHAQVVKSEFGSHLITQNALITTYAKFGQINVARDVFSRIKSKDLISWSSMIAGFSKFGCEWDALSCFKDMLIWGTYHPNEFIFGSVFSACGFLGQPDYGRQVHGISIKYGFAGDSFTGCSMTNMYAKCGFLSSAKTAFDLIEVHDTVSWNAMIAGFANGGDANEAMLIFSEMRHLGLKPDDITVRSLLCAFTDTFALSQGIQVHSSIIKMGLDLEISVCNTLLTMYANCSSCDDSYKMFEEIRSNADLVSWNAIITMCMHHRQVEEVISLFKMMLLLYGKCDHITLANVIGACRKAAFLEMGGQVHCYAVKSGIYFDNLVMNTLIDLYTKCGSIERGRKLFDYMENIDVVSWSSLIVGYAQFGYSEESLKLFKEMKKLGVKPNEVTLVGVLTACSHVGLVEEGLQLFKSMEKEHGVVPTREHYSCVVDLLARGGRIHDAEDLINKMPFKPDIVTWKTLLAACKTRNNLEVGKRVTENILKIDPSNSAAHVLLCSLYASSGDWEDFATSRSLMKEKGVKKIPGQSWIEVKDRLHAFLANDGIHPEREKIYSILDELWSHILNDGYIPTWEYSLLLGYAR, from the coding sequence ATGTTGAAAAGATTGCAGCCTATTCGGCAGTGTACCAGTATCTATACCAACCTTAAAAATAACGTTGCAATCCCTTACTTAAAAAATGAACAGTCATTCAATGATCACATTAGCTCCTTGTGCAAGGAAAAGCTTTTCAAAGATGCCCTTCGAGGCTTTGACATTCTAGAACAAAATGAAGATTACATCATATATCCAAGTACCTATGCACATTTGATCTCTGCATGCGCATCTCTGAGGTCCCTGGAATATGGAAAAAGAATTCATGACCACATCTTGAAGTTCAACTTGCAACCTGATGTAATCCTTGAGAACCATATTCTTAACATGTACGGAAAATGTGGGTCTATGAAGGATGCTAGGAAGGTCTTTGATAACATGCAGGACCGGAATGTCGTGACTTGGACAGCACTTATTACTGGATACTCACTGAATGGTCCAGATATTGAAGCCATAAATTTATATATCCTCATGCAGCAGTTAGGTCATATGCCAGATCATTTCACATTCGGCAGTGTGCTTAAAGCATGTTCAAGTGTGAATGATGCTGATTTTGCAGGGCAGCTGCATGCGCAGGTAGTTAAATCTGAATTTGGTTCCCACCTTATCACTCAAAATGCTCTCATCACAACGTATGCCAAGTTTGGTCAGATAAATGTTGCACGTGATGTCTTCTCGCGTATCAAATCAAAGGATTTGATTTCATGGAGTTCAATGATAGCCGGGTTTTCAAAATTCGGTTGTGAGTGGGACGCCCTTAGCTGTTTTAAGGATATGCTTATTTGGGGTACTTACCATCCAAACGAATTTATTTTTGGCAGTGTTTTTAGTGCTTGTGGCTTTCTTGGACAACCTGACTATGGAAGACAGGTACATGGTATAAGCATAAAATATGGTTTTGCAGGAGATTCTTTCACAGGTTGTTCTATGACAAATATGTATGCAAAATGTGGTTTCCTGAGTTCAGCAAAAACAGCATTCGATCTCATAGAAGTTCATGATACAGTGTCCTGGAATGCAATGATAGCGGGTTTTGCTAACGGTGGTGATGCGAATGAAGCTATGTTGATTTTTTCTGAGATGAGGCATTTGGGGTTGAAACCAGATGATATCACAGTTCGTTCTTTGTTATGTGCTTTCACAGATACATTTGCACTGTCTCAGGGGATACAGGTGCACTCCTCCATTATAAAGATGGGACTAGATCTCGAGATTTCAGTCTGCAACACGCTGCTTACAATGTATGCTAATTGCTCAAGTTGTGATGATTCGTATAAAATGTTTGAGGAGATTCGAAGCAATGCAGACCTTGTTTCTTGGAACGCTATTATTACAATGTGTATGCATCACAGACAGGTTGAAGAAGTTATATCATTGTTTAAAATGATGTTACTATTGTATGGGAAGTGTGACCATATCACGTTAGCAAATGTAATAGGGGCTTGCAGAAAAGCTGCCTTTTTGGAGATGGGAGGTCAGGTTCACTGCTATGCCGTGAAGTCTgggatttattttgataatttggTTATGAATACATTGATTGATTTGTATACGAAGTGTGGATCTATTGAAAGAGGTAGAAAGCTCTTTGATTACATGGAAAATATTGATGTTGTATCCTGGAGTAGTTTGATTGTAGGGTATGCTCAATTTGGCTATAGTGAAGAATCTCTGAAACTTTTTAAAGAAATGAAGAAGCTAGGTGTAAAGCCAAATGAAGTGACGTTGGTAGGAGTTTTAACGGCTTGTAGTCATGTTGGACTGGTGGAAGAAGGGCTGCAATTGTTCAAATCTATGGAGAAGGAACATGGCGTAGTCCCCACAAGAGAGCATTATTCATGCGTCGTTGACTTGCTTGCTAGAGGTGGTCGCATCCATGATGCAGAAgatttgatcaataaaatgcCATTTAAACCTGATATTGTAACATGGAAAACTCTACTCGCTGCCTGTAAAACTCGTAATAATCTTGAGGTTGGAAAACGGGTTACTGAGAATATATTGAAGATTGATCCTTCCAATTCTGCTGCTCATGTGTTACTCTGCAGCTTGTATGCTTCCTCTGGTGATTGGGAAGACTTTGCCACATCTAGAAGTTTAATGAAAGAAAAGGGTGTGAAGAAAATTCCTGGTCAAAGCTGGATTGAAGTCAAGGACAGATTGCATGCTTTTTTAGCAAATGATGGAATTCATCCAGAGAgggaaaaaatatattcaattttaGACGAGTTGTGGTCACACATTCTCAATGATGGTTATATTCCAACATGGGAATATAGTTTGCTATTAGGATATGCCCGGTAA
- the LOC140982907 gene encoding E3 ubiquitin-protein ligase AIRP2-like — MEMMYYQQLRTGTYKDTLKVLEADIQHANALAAEIPKAKGGARLQMKLVYNDLAPLLLYCFQWMDCSCTCFLTTYLNFFHVLIYKVYTDGRPISTHGRKASIKDFYAIILPSLQKLHHDLVELAGIDNENILALKNTGKKRMIGDGEFLDFDAERDDECGICLEPGTKIVLPNCCHTMCIKCYRDWNTRSESCPFCRGSLRXSENRISFGSCITRERNGTWGSGTRSTGFGVKLLSTFMLEFGTXFIKKWAVKLKS; from the exons ATGGAGATGATGTATTATCAGCAGCTGAGGACTGGTACATATAAAGACACTTTGAAGGTTTTAGAAGCTGATATTCAGCATGCAAATGCTCT GGCTGCAGAGATTCCGAAAGCTAAGGGAGGTGCACGACTTCAGATGAAATTGGTCTACAATGACTTGGCACCCCTCCTCCTTTATTGTTTCCAATGGATGGACTGTTCTTGTACTTGTTTTTTGACCACATACTTGAACTTTTTTCACGTGCTTATTTACAAG GTGTATACAGATGGGCGGCCGATATCAACACACGGAAGGAAAGCATCGATTAAAGACTTTTATG CTATTATATTGCCATCACTTCAGAAGCTCCATCATGACTTGGTTGAGCTAGCTGGTATTGACAATGAGAATATATTGGCTCTAAAAAACACTGGAAAGAAAAGAATGATAGGAGATGGTGAATTCCTCGACTTCGACGCAGAGAGAGACGATGAGTGTGGGATATGCTTAGAGCCTGGCACCAAAATCGTCTTGCCTAATTGCTGCCATACAATGTGCATTAAGTGCTATCGTGACTG GAACACAAGATCCGAATCCTGCCCATTTTGCCGCGGCAGTCTACGGNCATCAGAAAATAGAATCAGTTTTGGCTCATGCATAACACGAGAACGGAATGGGACCTGGGGTTCAGGAACTCGATCGACCGGATTTGGAGTGAAACTGCTATCAACGTTCATGTTAGAGTTTGGAACATNATTCATTAAAAAATGGGCAGTTAAATTGAAGTCTTGA
- the LOC140982908 gene encoding UDP-glycosyltransferase 76B1-like, which yields MENPSKACRIILFSLPFQGHINPMIQLANILHSRGFTISIIHTQFHSPDPSKYPHFTFHLIPDGLSEDQASIHEILNVLHLLNTDCIGPARECLRKLLSTHDDIACIITDAMMYCSKDVVENLGIPRIVFRTSSICSFLAFATLPLLQREDPVPELPPLRVKDIPSVQRPDPNHALKIIRNMVEGTKMASGLIFNTFQDLEEPNLANLHDHFRMPTFLIGPFHKFFSAASSSLLTQDXEVTSQRGYIVKWAPQQEVLSHPAVGGFWTHSGWNSVLESICEGVPMICSSFFGDQTVNSRYVNDTWKLGIKLENEFKREEIESAIRKIMLDREGQEIRERLLCLKEKIDVSLKTDGFSSQYLNALSDLISSFRSAGL from the exons ATGGAGAATCCAAGCAAAGCATGCAGAATAATCCTCTTCTCGCTACCATTTCAAGGCCACATAAACCCGATGATTCAGCTAGCCAACATACTCCACTCCAGAGGCTTCACAATCTCCATCATACACACTCAGTTCCACTCTCCAGATCCATCAAAGTATCCTCACTTCACGTTTCACCTTATCCCCGACGGATTATCGGAAGATCAAGCATCCATACATGAAATTCTGAATGTCCTCCATCTCCTCAACACCGACTGCATCGGGCCCGCTCGCGAGTGCTTGAGGAAGTTATTATCAACGCATGATGATATTGCGTGTATAATTACCGATGCTATGATGTATTGCTCGAAAGATGTGGTGGAGAATCTTGGGATACCAAGGATCGTGTTCAGGACCAGTAGTATTTGTTCCTTTTTAGCCTTTGccactcttcctcttcttca AAGGGAGGATCCAGTTCCTGAGCTACCACCACTTAGAGTAAAAGACATTCCATCAGTTCAAAGACCGGACCCGAATCATGCATTGAAGATCATACGCAATATGGTTGAAGGAACAAAGATGGCATCAGGCCTCATTTTCAACACCTTCCAAGATCTTGAAGAGCCAAATCTCGCCAATCTCCATGACCATTTTCGCATGCCCACGTTTTTAATAGGCCCGTTTCACAAATTCTTTTCGGCAGCGTCAAGCAGTTTGTTGACACAGGACNTGGAGGTTACTAGTCAAAGAGGATACATTGTTAAATGGGCACCTCAGCAAGAAGTGCTATCTCATCCTGCCGTTGGTGGATTTTGGACTCACAGTGGATGGAACTCTGTTCTTGAGAGTATTTGCGAAGGTGTTCCGATGATTTGCTCGTCCTTTTTCGGAGATCAGACAGTGAATTCCCGATACGTAAATGACACCTGGAAACTTGGGATCAAATTGGAAAATGAGTTTAAAAGAGAGGAGATAGAATCAGCAATCCGAAAAATAATGCTTGACAGAGAAGGCCAGGAAATAAGGGAAAGACTCTTGTGTTTGAAGGAGAAAATAGATGTTTCCTTGAAAACAGATGGTTTTTCAAGCCAATATCTAAATGCTTTATCTGATTTGATCTCTTCGTTTAGATCTGCTGGTCTTTAG
- the LOC140982383 gene encoding E3 ubiquitin-protein ligase AIRP2-like: MEMMYYQQLRTGTYKDTLKVLEADIQHANALAAEIPKAKGGARLQMKLVYNDLAPLLLYCFQWMDCSCTCFLTTYLNFFHVLIYKVYTDGRPISTHGRKASIKDFYAIILPSLQKLHHDLVELAGIDNENILALKNTGKKRMIGDGEFLDFDAERDDECGICLEPGTKIVLPNCCHTMCIKCYRDWNTRSESCPFCRGSLRRVESRDLWVLTCEDDVIDPESVSAEDLRRFYLYIRNLPKDSPDALFVKYYEFLI; this comes from the exons ATGGAGATGATGTATTATCAGCAGCTGAGGACTGGTACATATAAAGACACTTTGAAGGTTTTAGAAGCTGATATTCAGCATGCAAATGCTCT GGCTGCAGAGATTCCGAAAGCTAAGGGAGGTGCACGACTTCAGATGAAATTGGTCTACAATGACTTGGCACCCCTCCTCCTTTATTGTTTCCAATGGATGGACTGTTCTTGTACTTGTTTTTTGACCACATACTTGAACTTTTTTCACGTGCTTATTTACAAG GTGTATACAGATGGGCGGCCGATATCAACACACGGAAGGAAAGCATCGATTAAAGACTTTTATG CTATTATATTGCCATCACTTCAGAAGCTCCATCATGACTTGGTTGAGCTAGCTGGTATTGACAATGAGAATATATTGGCTCTAAAAAACACTGGAAAGAAAAGAATGATAGGAGATGGTGAATTCCTCGACTTCGACGCAGAGAGAGACGATGAGTGTGGGATATGCTTAGAGCCTGGCACCAAAATCGTCTTGCCTAATTGCTGCCATACAATGTGCATTAAGTGCTATCGTGACTG GAACACAAGATCCGAATCCTGCCCATTTTGCCGCGGCAGTCTACGGAGAGTCGAGTCACGAGACTTATGGGTTCTAACCTGCGAGGATGATGTCATCGACCCTGAATCAGTTTCTGCAGAAGACTTGAGACGCTTCTACCTTTACATTCGAAACCTCCCCAAAGATTCCCCGGATGCTTTGTTCGTAAAGTACTACGAGTTCTTGATATGA
- the LOC140982904 gene encoding probable carboxylesterase 16, whose translation MRPTRSEIKLSNSYLYDKSMSLLAWKLFLPEEEFNLDHPAANPLVAAGGVPLKNMPPTLTVVAEHDLMRDRAIAYSEALRKVNVDAPLLDYKDAIHEFATLELLLKTPQSQACSEDIAIWVKKYISLRGYEFSY comes from the coding sequence ATGCGNCCGACTCGTTCCGAGATCAAACTGAGTAATTCCTATCTGTACGACAAATCCATGTCACTTCTTGCATGGAAACTCTTCCTGCCAGAGGAAGAATTTAATTTGGACCACCCGGCTGCCAACCCTCTTGTGGCTGCAGGAGGGGTGCCTCTGAAGAACATGCCCCCAACGCTCACAGTAGTTGCTGAACACGATTTGATGCGTGATCGAGCCATTGCATACTCAGAGGCACTGCGAAAGGTCAACGTGGATGCCCCTCTTCTTGATTACAAAGATGCCATTCATGAATTTGCAACCCTTGAGTTACTCCTCAAAACCCCCCAATCACAGGCCTGCTCTGAGGACATTGCTATATGGGTCAAGAAGTACATATCTCTGAGAGGCTACGAGTTTTCTTACTGA
- the LOC140982905 gene encoding E3 ubiquitin-protein ligase WAV3-like: MGNKNFYSNINGYFXAPPVGDIGNTPIDLVVVLDVSGSMHGSKLALLKSAVVFVIDRLGPSDRLSIVSFSTRAQRVLSLRRMTEDGRENAKQCVNSLLASGCTNILEALEMGVQVLEERRYKDPVGSIIFFSDGVDTCYRATHFPRPGQPPPYLHLLPASIYPENHQGMGDHDQQPPFPVYTFGFGEDHDPLSLKAISDVSVGEFYFVNSYEAVEDNVGPCIGFLPYVLAQELCLIVRSASHGVQILSISSKRYASSKISNKGSQALINFGDFFFGEAQDFIVNLTVPVFCSVGDTENDLITMSLLDITCSYISVVSNDMVQIDGDRVTIRRPIFPTPLETTVSLEVDEERNRVLAEQGFIEAQEMAETGDLTGARALLLNRRSTLLASASGQAFNCRWLKARMEEMGKLMESRESYERYGRPYALSNTRRHAYQRAIARGSSVHGEVESEGFLCGCAAPQGHGEQISST; the protein is encoded by the coding sequence atgGGTAACAAAAATTTTTACTCAAATATAAATGGATATTTTNTAGCACCACCGGTGGGAGACATAGGTAACACTCCTATCGATCTTGTTGTTGTGCTAGATGTTAGTGGCAGCATGCATGGATCAAAATTGGCGCTCCTGAAAAGTGCTGTTGTCTTTGTGATCGATAGGTTGGGTCCTTCTGACCGACTTTCGATCGTCTCATTTTCAACTCGTGCTCAGAGAGTTTTATCCTTGCGCAGAATGACGGAGGATGGGCGCGAAAATGCTAAACAGTGTGTGAATTCACTTTTGGCAAGTGGCTGCACCAATATTTTAGAAGCTTTGGAGATGGGAGTTCAGGTTCTTGAAGAAAGGCGGTACAAGGATCCGGTCGGTAGCATCATATTCTTTTCAGATGGAGTGGATACTTGTTACCGTGCCACACATTTTCCACGTCCAGGACAGCCTCCACCATATCTGCATCTATTGCCTGCTTCTATCTATCCCGAAAACCACCAAGGAATGGGAGATCATGACCAACAACCACcatttccagtttatacattCGGCTTTGGTGAAGATCATGACCCTCTTTCACTAAAAGCCATATCTGATGTATCAGTTGGTGAATTTTATTTTGTCAACTCTTATGAAGCGGTGGAAGATAATGTTGGTCCCTGTATTGGTTTTCTGCCTTATGTTTTAGCTCAGGAGCTTTGTTTAATAGTGAGGTCTGCATCACACGGAGTCCAAATTCTATCAATATCTTCAAAAAGATATGCAAGTAGTAAAATCTCTAACAAAGGATCACAAGCTTTAATAAATTTtggggattttttttttggggaggCACAAGATTTTATCGTTAACTTAACGGTCCCTGTATTTTGTAGCGTTGGAGACACCGAAAATGATTTGATTACTATGTCCCTTTTGGATATTACATGTTCTTACATATCAGTAGTGTCAAACGACATGGTACAAATTGATGGTGACCGAGTCACCATACGGAGACCGATATTTCCAACCCCTCTGGAGACGACAGTAAGTTTGGAAGTTGATGAGGAAAGGAACCGTGTCTTGGCAGAACAAGGCTTCATTGAGGCTCAAGAAATGGCAGAAACAGGTGATTTAACAGGGGCACGTGCTCTTCTATTGAATCGAAGGTCGACCCTTCTTGCTTCTGCTTCTGGGCAAGCATTTAACTGTCGGTGGCTCAAAGCCAGAATGGAAGAGATGGGGAAATTAATGGAAAGTAGGGAGTCGTACGAACGATATGGCAGACCCTATGCGCTTTCAAATACGCGACGGCATGCCTATCAAAGGGCCATAGCCAGAGGCAGCAGCGTGCATGGAGAAGTGGAGTCAGAGGGTTTTCTCTGTGGTTGTGCTGCACCACAAGGTCATGGTGAACAAATCTCTTCAACTTAG